The following proteins come from a genomic window of Gottfriedia acidiceleris:
- a CDS encoding outer membrane lipoprotein-sorting protein, which translates to MKKKLVAMLLTIMLVLSLAACGKKSKDDVVGSLSNQMEKMNGYKADATLTINNGNDPQKYEVVIWHKKPSYYRVQLKNAKSDQNQIILRNKEGVFVLTPALNKSYRFQSDWPSNSSQPYLPESLVNDLVQDKNATFKTTKQGYVFETKTNYTNRQLLPTQEITFNKKGLTPESVKLLDTDKNVVLDVKFDKVQYNAKFDNDAFDVKKNMTSARLSVPTSTNPNNDPNLLVTLYPNYLMKGVVLDDQQEVKTDNGVQVILSYKGNKKSFTLIEEKARISESGTTMEITGEPVDLGKTVGALSDKMITWSYGGTDFTIVSKNLTQEELIQVAQSVGDTGTK; encoded by the coding sequence ATGAAGAAAAAGCTTGTAGCGATGCTTTTGACAATCATGTTAGTACTATCATTGGCTGCATGTGGCAAGAAATCGAAAGACGATGTTGTAGGTTCTCTTAGCAATCAAATGGAGAAAATGAATGGCTATAAGGCTGATGCAACATTAACAATTAATAATGGGAATGATCCTCAAAAGTATGAAGTAGTCATTTGGCATAAAAAGCCATCTTACTACCGCGTACAATTAAAAAATGCTAAGAGTGATCAAAACCAAATTATTTTACGAAACAAAGAGGGTGTGTTTGTTTTAACGCCAGCATTAAATAAAAGCTATCGCTTCCAAAGTGATTGGCCATCAAACAGCAGTCAGCCGTATTTACCGGAATCATTAGTTAATGACTTAGTACAAGATAAGAATGCCACGTTTAAAACAACTAAGCAAGGATATGTGTTTGAAACAAAAACAAATTACACAAATAGACAATTGCTCCCAACACAAGAAATTACGTTTAATAAAAAAGGTCTGACACCTGAATCAGTAAAACTATTAGATACAGATAAAAATGTTGTGTTGGATGTTAAATTTGATAAAGTACAATATAATGCGAAGTTTGATAATGATGCTTTTGATGTGAAGAAAAATATGACAAGCGCTCGGTTAAGTGTACCTACTTCTACAAATCCAAATAATGATCCAAATTTACTAGTTACACTTTACCCTAATTATTTAATGAAGGGTGTTGTGTTAGATGATCAACAAGAAGTAAAAACAGACAATGGTGTTCAGGTTATTCTTTCATATAAAGGTAATAAAAAATCGTTTACTTTAATAGAGGAAAAAGCACGAATTTCAGAGTCTGGAACAACGATGGAAATCACTGGCGAACCAGTAGATTTAGGTAAAACGGTAGGAGCGTTATCAGATAAGATGATCACATGGTCATACGGTGGAACAGATTTCACGATTGTTTCTAAAAACTTAACTCAAGAAGAGTTAATTCAAGTAGCCCAATCAGTCGGAGATACAGGCACAAAATAA
- the alr gene encoding alanine racemase, translated as MTETSFYRDTWVEVDLDAIEENIKNIVSLYPNHQEIYVALKANAYGHGYVEVAKQALKSGATRLLVAFIDEGIYLRNAGIDAPILVLGATRPEDINVAIKNKLTLTAYNVDWLEGISKNLKNTDRIMIHIKFDTGMGRLGLKTKSEWEQAASILRKNPSIILEGLFTHFATADELNRSYFNEQVDKFYECIEWVKSSGFSPELIHCANSAAAALETNLFNTVRVGIIMYGLTPSLEIKPMLPFALKPALSLYTKISHIKQLPANSGISYGATYFTSDSEWIATLPVGYADGWLRDMQGFSVLVEGVKAEIVGRVCMDQCMIKLSKHYPVGTKVTLIGESKDGAVTAEEVATHMNTINYEVTCLINHRVPRVYKKNGNIKSISNYLVSD; from the coding sequence ATGACAGAAACATCATTTTATCGCGACACTTGGGTAGAAGTAGATTTAGATGCAATTGAGGAAAACATCAAAAATATTGTATCGCTTTACCCTAATCATCAAGAAATATATGTAGCTTTAAAAGCGAATGCATATGGACATGGTTACGTTGAAGTAGCGAAACAAGCATTGAAGTCTGGAGCAACAAGATTATTAGTTGCTTTTATTGATGAAGGGATTTATCTGCGCAACGCGGGTATAGATGCGCCGATATTAGTGTTAGGAGCAACTAGACCAGAGGATATTAACGTTGCAATCAAGAATAAATTAACTTTAACGGCATATAATGTTGATTGGTTAGAAGGTATTTCTAAAAATCTAAAAAACACAGATCGTATAATGATTCATATTAAATTTGATACTGGGATGGGTAGATTAGGCCTAAAAACAAAATCTGAATGGGAGCAAGCTGCATCGATCTTACGAAAAAATCCATCAATTATACTGGAAGGTTTGTTTACACATTTCGCTACTGCTGATGAGCTAAATAGATCCTATTTTAATGAGCAAGTAGATAAATTTTATGAATGTATAGAATGGGTTAAGAGCAGTGGATTCTCACCAGAGCTAATTCATTGTGCAAATAGTGCAGCGGCTGCATTAGAAACAAACTTATTTAATACTGTACGTGTTGGTATTATCATGTATGGTTTAACTCCATCTTTAGAAATAAAACCAATGTTACCATTTGCATTAAAGCCAGCACTATCGCTTTATACGAAAATCTCTCATATTAAGCAATTACCAGCTAATAGTGGTATAAGTTATGGTGCAACGTATTTTACTTCTGATTCTGAGTGGATTGCGACGTTACCAGTTGGGTATGCAGATGGCTGGCTTAGAGATATGCAAGGATTTTCTGTGTTGGTTGAAGGTGTAAAGGCAGAAATCGTTGGTAGAGTTTGTATGGATCAGTGTATGATCAAGCTTTCTAAACATTATCCTGTTGGTACAAAAGTAACTTTAATAGGAGAAAGTAAGGATGGAGCTGTAACGGCTGAGGAAGTCGCTACACATATGAATACAATCAATTATGAAGTAACTTGCCTTATAAATCATAGAGTACCAAGGGTATATAAAAAGAATGGAAATATTAAGTCCATAAGTAATTATCTAGTATCAGATTAA
- a CDS encoding CopG family ribbon-helix-helix protein, giving the protein MSELNATTEITVRLPKHVVSELDGLVKQENGNRNEYIYQATKMFLKDRKRRQSREQMRRGYMEMAKINLLISSESFYAESEADSKVERLVSGG; this is encoded by the coding sequence TTGTCCGAACTAAATGCGACAACTGAAATAACAGTACGTTTACCAAAACATGTAGTAAGCGAACTAGATGGATTAGTAAAGCAAGAAAACGGTAATCGAAATGAGTATATTTATCAAGCGACTAAGATGTTTTTAAAAGATCGTAAAAGACGCCAAAGTCGCGAACAAATGCGACGTGGATACATGGAAATGGCTAAAATCAACTTATTAATATCTTCTGAGTCATTCTATGCTGAGTCTGAAGCGGATTCTAAAGTGGAGCGCTTAGTTAGCGGGGGGTAA
- the ndoA gene encoding type II toxin-antitoxin system endoribonuclease NdoA, which translates to MIVKRGDVYFADLSPVVGSEQGGVRPVLIIQNDIGNRFSPTVIVAAITAQIQKAKLPTHVEIDAKKYGFERDSVILLEQIRTIDKQRLTDKITHLDDEMMDQVDEALQISLGLVDF; encoded by the coding sequence TTGATAGTAAAACGTGGCGACGTATATTTTGCAGACCTTTCCCCTGTAGTTGGCTCAGAACAAGGTGGAGTTCGTCCGGTTCTCATAATACAAAATGATATCGGTAATCGTTTTAGTCCTACCGTTATAGTCGCTGCGATTACAGCACAAATCCAAAAAGCAAAGCTTCCAACACATGTTGAAATCGATGCTAAAAAATATGGATTTGAACGTGATTCGGTTATACTACTAGAACAAATTCGAACGATTGACAAACAACGATTAACCGATAAGATAACACATCTTGATGATGAGATGATGGATCAGGTTGACGAAGCGTTGCAAATCAGTTTAGGACTTGTTGATTTTTAA
- a CDS encoding Tex family protein, giving the protein MSQQLINKIASDLSITSKQVATVIELKEEGNTIPFIARYRKEKTGSLDEVQIHSILEKYEYAVNLQTRKDEVIRLIEEKGKLTDDLRKSIILAKKLQEVEDLYRPYKEKRRTRATVAKDKGLEPFAEWLFSMPNEGSLADEALKYINVELEVNTVDEVIQGGKDIIAEWIADDAAYRKWIREVTFKKGTIDSTVKDSEKDEKKVYEMYYEYSEPISKIVPHRILAMNRAEKEDILKVAIQSPYDEIIFYLEKRVITKDTFVRPILMEVVEDAYKRLIQPSIEREIRKELSEKADSHAITIFSENLRSLLLQPPLKGKIVLGVDPAFRTGCKLAVVDETGKVLKIDVIYPHPFKGEREEVQRNKREQAVTKIKDILIKYKIEMIAIGNGTASRETELFISGILKEMKNNTYYVIVNEAGASVYSASELAREEFPDFQVEERSAVSIARRLQDPLAELVKIDPKSVGVGLYQHDVSQKSLNESLSFVVETSVNQVGVNVNTASVSLLQYVSGLSKTVAKNIVNYRDEKGKITNRKELKTIPRLGAKTYEQCIGFLRVLEGDEPLDRTSIHPESYVQVKKLLKQLNFSTSQIGSNELKEQLKTINLKEVSEQLDIGEITLKDILASLMQPERDLRDELAAPILRQDVLQIEDLKIGMELEGTVRNVVDFGAFVDIGLKNDGLVHISRMSSKFIKHPLDVVSVGQVVKVWIADVDQKKQRVGLSMLPIESKEIVKA; this is encoded by the coding sequence TTGTCACAACAATTGATTAATAAAATTGCATCTGATTTATCGATTACTTCAAAACAAGTAGCTACCGTAATTGAATTAAAGGAAGAAGGAAATACGATTCCCTTTATTGCCAGGTATCGAAAAGAAAAAACGGGTTCTCTTGATGAGGTCCAAATTCATTCCATTTTAGAAAAATATGAGTATGCTGTAAATCTTCAAACGAGAAAAGATGAAGTAATCCGTTTAATTGAGGAAAAAGGAAAACTGACTGATGACTTACGTAAAAGTATTATTTTAGCGAAAAAGTTACAAGAAGTTGAAGATTTATACCGACCATATAAAGAAAAAAGAAGAACTCGCGCTACAGTTGCAAAAGATAAAGGGTTAGAGCCTTTTGCAGAATGGTTATTTTCAATGCCAAATGAAGGTTCACTTGCGGATGAAGCGCTAAAATACATAAATGTTGAACTAGAAGTGAATACAGTCGATGAAGTTATTCAAGGTGGAAAAGATATTATTGCGGAATGGATTGCAGACGATGCTGCTTATCGTAAGTGGATTCGTGAAGTTACCTTCAAAAAAGGAACGATTGACAGTACGGTAAAAGATTCCGAAAAAGACGAGAAAAAAGTATACGAAATGTATTATGAGTACTCTGAACCAATTTCAAAGATTGTTCCACATAGAATACTAGCAATGAATCGTGCTGAAAAAGAAGATATTTTAAAGGTTGCAATTCAATCTCCTTATGATGAGATTATTTTTTATTTAGAAAAAAGAGTAATTACAAAGGACACTTTTGTACGACCAATCTTAATGGAAGTCGTTGAAGATGCGTATAAAAGATTAATTCAGCCTTCAATTGAAAGAGAGATTCGTAAAGAATTATCCGAAAAAGCTGATTCACACGCGATTACTATTTTCTCAGAAAACTTGCGTTCATTATTACTGCAACCACCATTAAAAGGGAAAATCGTGCTAGGAGTAGACCCTGCATTTCGTACTGGTTGTAAATTAGCAGTAGTAGACGAGACGGGCAAAGTACTCAAAATAGATGTGATTTACCCTCATCCTTTTAAAGGAGAAAGGGAAGAGGTTCAAAGAAATAAAAGAGAACAAGCAGTTACAAAAATTAAAGATATTCTTATAAAATATAAAATAGAAATGATCGCAATTGGAAATGGTACAGCTTCGAGAGAAACAGAGCTGTTTATATCTGGAATTTTAAAAGAAATGAAAAATAATACTTATTATGTAATCGTAAATGAAGCTGGCGCAAGTGTTTATTCAGCATCTGAGCTAGCAAGAGAAGAGTTCCCTGATTTCCAAGTAGAAGAACGAAGTGCAGTATCTATTGCAAGACGACTACAAGATCCGTTAGCAGAACTAGTAAAAATTGATCCGAAATCTGTTGGGGTAGGATTATATCAACACGATGTATCTCAAAAGAGCTTAAATGAATCATTATCATTTGTTGTTGAAACTTCTGTTAACCAAGTTGGTGTAAATGTAAACACAGCATCAGTTTCATTACTTCAATACGTATCGGGCTTGTCCAAAACAGTAGCGAAAAATATTGTTAATTACCGTGACGAAAAAGGGAAAATTACAAACCGAAAAGAGCTTAAAACAATACCTAGATTAGGCGCAAAAACGTATGAGCAATGTATTGGATTTTTACGTGTTCTAGAAGGAGATGAGCCTTTAGACCGTACAAGTATTCACCCGGAGAGCTACGTACAAGTAAAAAAATTATTAAAGCAATTAAATTTCTCAACTAGTCAAATTGGTTCAAATGAATTGAAAGAACAGCTAAAAACGATTAATTTAAAAGAAGTATCAGAGCAACTTGATATTGGTGAAATTACGCTAAAAGATATTTTAGCATCATTAATGCAACCTGAAAGAGATTTACGAGATGAATTAGCAGCACCAATCCTTCGCCAAGATGTTCTTCAAATTGAAGACCTAAAAATAGGGATGGAGCTTGAAGGAACAGTAAGAAACGTAGTCGATTTTGGTGCATTTGTTGATATTGGACTAAAGAACGATGGTCTTGTTCATATCTCTAGAATGAGTAGCAAATTTATTAAGCATCCGCTTGATGTTGTATCGGTTGGTCAAGTAGTAAAAGTATGGATTGCTGATGTAGACCAAAAGAAACAAAGAGTAGGTTTATCTATGCTACCAATTGAATCGAAAGAAATCGTCAAAGCTTAA
- the cmpA gene encoding cortex morphogenetic protein CmpA, whose amino-acid sequence MPSWLKSQMQKAFYEKNRYQIKLLNQCWFYYQKIKL is encoded by the coding sequence ATGCCTAGTTGGCTTAAATCTCAAATGCAAAAAGCGTTTTATGAAAAAAACCGTTATCAAATTAAATTATTGAATCAATGTTGGTTTTATTATCAAAAAATTAAGCTTTGA
- a CDS encoding SprT family protein: MDNEEIQKLVEELSITYFDRPFLHQASFNTRLRTTGGRYLLKTSNIELNKFYYEEHGIEELKGIILHELCHYHLHIMKKGYKHEDRDFKELLKKVGAPRYCKPLNSIKKRTHSYKYKYRCSVCGQAFLRKRKVDISRYVCGLCKSPLKLL; the protein is encoded by the coding sequence ATGGATAATGAGGAGATACAAAAACTGGTTGAAGAACTATCAATCACTTATTTCGATCGACCATTTCTCCACCAAGCTTCTTTCAATACTAGATTGAGGACAACTGGTGGTAGGTACTTATTAAAAACAAGTAATATCGAATTAAATAAGTTTTATTATGAAGAACACGGAATTGAAGAGTTAAAGGGGATCATATTACACGAGCTATGTCATTATCATCTTCATATTATGAAGAAAGGCTATAAGCATGAAGATAGAGATTTTAAAGAGCTATTAAAAAAGGTAGGTGCTCCTAGGTATTGTAAACCACTAAACTCAATAAAAAAAAGAACGCATTCTTATAAGTATAAATATAGATGTTCAGTATGTGGGCAAGCTTTCTTAAGAAAAAGAAAAGTGGACATAAGCCGCTATGTATGTGGATTATGCAAAAGTCCATTAAAACTATTATAA
- a CDS encoding TIM barrel protein: MKIAGMNITFKHYPIQYFLDCMDQLGISSIELWAGEPHLYVYRNLLCNLREIKKEIKARSMEIVCYTPEQCIYPYNLAASDPDWRQTSIDYFIENIHSAVELETDKMLITSGIGDFSLTKEESWKYASESIYQITKVAEHEGITLALEPLTKFESNLIINTRGLKRMIEEIKSPFLKGMIDTVAMNLAGETPDDYFLLLPELCHFHLVDGDRKTDSHLALDDGNLQWREYVKSMQKHQYDGACTLEIMGSTYYQNPLDAFKKSLVKLNELGIV, translated from the coding sequence ATTAAAATAGCAGGGATGAATATTACGTTCAAGCATTATCCTATCCAATATTTTTTGGATTGTATGGATCAATTAGGTATCAGTAGCATTGAATTATGGGCTGGTGAACCACATCTCTATGTTTATAGAAACTTGCTTTGCAATTTGAGGGAGATAAAGAAAGAAATTAAAGCTAGAAGTATGGAAATAGTCTGCTATACTCCAGAACAATGCATTTATCCTTACAATCTTGCTGCTTCAGATCCGGATTGGAGACAAACGAGTATTGATTATTTTATTGAAAATATTCACTCTGCTGTGGAATTGGAGACGGATAAGATGCTAATTACTTCAGGGATAGGTGATTTTTCTCTAACAAAAGAAGAATCGTGGAAATATGCAAGTGAATCAATCTATCAAATTACAAAGGTGGCGGAGCACGAGGGTATCACTCTTGCACTAGAACCATTAACAAAATTTGAATCTAATTTAATTATTAATACGCGGGGATTAAAGAGAATGATTGAAGAAATAAAGTCCCCTTTTTTAAAAGGGATGATTGATACCGTTGCAATGAACCTGGCGGGTGAAACACCAGATGATTATTTTTTATTGCTTCCTGAGTTATGTCATTTTCATCTAGTAGATGGTGATCGCAAGACAGATTCCCATCTTGCTTTAGATGATGGTAATTTACAATGGAGAGAATATGTAAAAAGCATGCAAAAGCACCAATACGATGGGGCATGCACTCTTGAAATTATGGGGTCAACTTATTATCAAAATCCATTAGATGCTTTTAAAAAATCCTTAGTGAAACTAAATGAATTAGGAATTGTATAA
- a CDS encoding amino acid permease: MSNTTLTRKLGFWSALAIAVGTTVGSGIFVSSGDVAKAAGTPSISILAWIIGGIIAIPQVMVLAELSTAYPENGSGYVYLNKAGWRPLAFLYGWATFWALDPPSISIMALAVVSYLASFFPFFSGFAGKLLGVAIILIITSIHYRSVKEGGLFQVIITAVKIIPFIIVIVLGLMYMHVGNFSYTPHGETVKTSLIGGVSATTWAYTGMAAICFMAGEFKNPGKTLPRALISSVFIVLILYTLLAVCVIGLMPFSKLMSSSAAVSDAVKYIPGLSHIASSFVAITAIIVILGSLSSCIMFQPRLEYAMAKDGLFFQRFARVHPKYETPSFSIIVQVTYACILVFATNLTTLLGYFTLIQLVINILDFVAVYKCRKREDYNPIYRMPMWRLTTILAIIGASWLAWGTFTWAPWQGMVAAFIVIATGLPVYFYWEKRYGPNKKNDGNLVTKKNSIISGS; this comes from the coding sequence ATGAGTAATACTACGCTTACACGAAAGCTTGGATTTTGGTCGGCATTAGCAATTGCTGTTGGTACGACCGTAGGGTCAGGTATCTTTGTCTCGTCTGGTGATGTAGCAAAAGCAGCGGGAACCCCTTCTATTTCTATTTTAGCATGGATTATTGGTGGTATTATTGCTATTCCGCAAGTAATGGTTCTTGCTGAATTGTCGACTGCTTATCCTGAAAATGGAAGCGGTTACGTTTATTTGAATAAAGCAGGCTGGAGACCATTAGCCTTTTTATATGGATGGGCAACATTCTGGGCGCTTGATCCACCATCTATTTCTATTATGGCTCTAGCAGTAGTTTCATACTTGGCAAGCTTTTTCCCATTTTTCTCTGGATTTGCTGGCAAGTTGTTAGGGGTTGCGATAATTTTAATCATAACTTCTATTCATTATCGAAGTGTAAAAGAGGGCGGGCTATTTCAAGTGATTATTACAGCCGTGAAAATCATTCCATTCATTATTGTTATTGTTCTAGGGTTAATGTATATGCACGTGGGGAACTTCTCCTATACGCCTCATGGAGAAACGGTAAAAACAAGTCTAATCGGTGGCGTTTCTGCCACAACCTGGGCATATACCGGTATGGCCGCCATTTGTTTTATGGCAGGTGAATTTAAAAATCCTGGAAAAACGCTACCTCGTGCATTGATTAGCTCTGTCTTTATTGTATTAATCTTATATACTTTGCTAGCAGTCTGCGTAATTGGATTAATGCCTTTTAGCAAATTGATGAGTTCTAGTGCAGCTGTTTCTGATGCGGTTAAGTATATACCAGGACTATCTCATATTGCTTCTTCGTTTGTTGCGATTACTGCAATTATAGTTATTTTAGGATCACTAAGTTCCTGTATCATGTTTCAGCCTAGATTAGAGTACGCTATGGCGAAGGACGGGCTGTTTTTCCAGCGTTTTGCTCGTGTCCATCCAAAGTATGAAACACCAAGTTTTTCAATTATTGTTCAAGTTACCTATGCATGTATTCTAGTTTTTGCAACCAATTTAACGACTTTACTAGGCTATTTCACATTAATTCAATTAGTGATTAATATTTTGGATTTTGTAGCGGTTTATAAATGCCGTAAAAGGGAGGACTATAACCCGATTTACAGGATGCCAATGTGGAGACTAACGACTATTTTAGCAATAATTGGAGCTTCTTGGCTTGCTTGGGGTACGTTTACTTGGGCTCCGTGGCAAGGGATGGTAGCTGCATTCATAGTTATCGCTACTGGACTACCTGTTTACTTTTACTGGGAAAAACGCTATGGGCCCAATAAGAAAAATGACGGTAATCTAGTAACAAAGAAGAATTCAATTATTTCAGGAAGCTAG
- a CDS encoding SIS domain-containing protein: MLKFDEALFLKLVEEEGLAFRSKIEDIVDSICQKGYSNLFLIGAGGTIAMMYPYKYIIESNSTINVHAEIAAEFMVMNNKHFTKNSVCIFTSVSGTTQETVAAAEFCKERGATTIALVAEPNTPLTQVVEYCITTRSEKHSFDTFFMLLYMVVFRFMYNNNEFPQYEQFTKEVSLLPQAILAAVKDYDKKAEEFAIKHKDTDYHMMVGSGNLWGNTYSYAMCILEEMQWIHAKSIHAAEFFHGTLELVVEDTSVILLKGEDETRPLMDRVERFAEKITSQLTVIDTKEFELPGISEEFRKHFSVSINWAVLSRISVYLERERNHSLDLRRYYRKVEY, encoded by the coding sequence ATGTTAAAATTTGATGAAGCGTTATTTTTAAAACTTGTTGAAGAAGAAGGACTTGCATTTAGAAGTAAAATTGAGGATATCGTCGATTCAATCTGTCAAAAAGGTTACAGCAATCTTTTCCTTATTGGTGCTGGCGGAACTATTGCAATGATGTATCCTTATAAATATATTATAGAATCAAACTCAACGATCAATGTACATGCCGAAATCGCAGCCGAGTTTATGGTCATGAACAATAAGCATTTTACAAAGAATTCCGTATGTATTTTCACCTCAGTTTCAGGGACAACACAAGAAACTGTTGCAGCGGCAGAGTTTTGTAAAGAAAGAGGGGCTACTACAATTGCTTTAGTAGCGGAGCCGAATACTCCATTAACACAAGTAGTAGAATACTGTATTACAACTCGCTCGGAAAAACATTCCTTTGATACATTCTTTATGCTGCTGTACATGGTAGTATTTCGCTTCATGTATAATAACAATGAATTTCCACAATATGAACAGTTCACAAAAGAAGTTTCCTTGTTGCCACAAGCGATTTTAGCTGCCGTAAAAGACTATGATAAAAAGGCAGAGGAATTTGCTATTAAACATAAGGATACAGATTATCATATGATGGTAGGCTCTGGTAACTTATGGGGTAACACGTATTCATACGCGATGTGTATATTGGAGGAAATGCAATGGATTCATGCAAAGTCTATCCACGCAGCGGAGTTTTTCCATGGTACGCTTGAGTTAGTGGTTGAAGATACTAGTGTTATTTTACTTAAAGGTGAAGATGAAACAAGACCGTTGATGGATCGTGTTGAAAGGTTTGCTGAAAAAATCACGAGTCAATTAACTGTTATTGATACAAAGGAATTTGAATTGCCAGGAATTAGTGAGGAATTTAGAAAACACTTTTCTGTCAGTATTAACTGGGCTGTTTTAAGTCGAATTAGTGTTTACCTTGAAAGAGAAAGAAACCACTCATTAGACCTAAGAAGATACTACCGCAAAGTAGAATATTAA
- the frlD gene encoding fructoselysine 6-kinase: MRIVTVGDNCMDVYLANEKVYPGGNPVNVAVYLKELGADSSYIGWVGSDSFGEQMINSIQSKGVDTSFISKKIGKTAVTYVKLVNNDRHFGDYDEGVMGQFTLTDEELEYIQTQQLVHAGIWGHVEEYFPLFKQKGLLTAFDFSDQLEHDLVKKLPSYVDYSFFSYKKDDEFIRGFLKDVLTKGSKVAVATLGENGSLAFDGKHFYQFGVLEDKVVDTMGAGDSFIAGFLYGTLQGFSIQQCLELGTKTATKTIGYFGAW; the protein is encoded by the coding sequence ATGAGAATTGTTACAGTCGGCGATAACTGTATGGATGTCTATCTTGCAAACGAGAAAGTGTATCCCGGAGGAAATCCGGTAAATGTTGCTGTCTACTTAAAAGAGCTAGGGGCAGACTCTTCGTATATAGGTTGGGTTGGAAGTGATTCCTTTGGCGAACAAATGATTAATTCGATTCAAAGCAAAGGTGTCGATACATCGTTTATTTCTAAAAAGATAGGAAAAACAGCGGTTACCTATGTTAAATTGGTTAATAATGACCGTCATTTTGGAGATTACGATGAAGGAGTAATGGGTCAGTTCACATTAACTGATGAAGAACTTGAGTATATCCAAACTCAACAACTTGTCCACGCTGGTATATGGGGTCATGTTGAGGAATATTTTCCACTTTTTAAACAAAAAGGGTTGCTTACTGCATTTGATTTTTCAGATCAGTTAGAGCACGATTTAGTAAAGAAATTACCTAGTTATGTGGACTATTCCTTTTTTTCTTATAAAAAGGATGATGAATTTATCAGGGGATTTTTAAAAGATGTACTAACAAAAGGTTCTAAGGTGGCTGTTGCTACGCTTGGAGAAAATGGATCTTTAGCTTTCGACGGAAAACATTTTTATCAATTTGGAGTATTGGAAGATAAAGTTGTTGATACGATGGGAGCAGGAGATTCTTTCATAGCTGGTTTTCTTTATGGTACTTTACAGGGCTTTTCGATCCAACAGTGTTTGGAATTAGGGACTAAAACTGCTACAAAAACAATTGGCTATTTCGGTGCATGGTGA
- a CDS encoding GntR family transcriptional regulator, translating to MNLNSSTPQPLYMQIRQMLQNDIQQGKYQPDQQIPTEAELCETYNVSRITIRKAIEELVKDGTLTRIPRRGTFVASNKFNNELLSVSGFSEFSHQLGMIPNSRILRSEVIPAPKDVAEHLKVEEGSRVLELERLMYVNDRPLFYDIAHYSLIRFPDLEKKIATDESTYKVLSKDYNTEIISNDKIIDVIGATKVYANYLECDIGANLFKILKIAYDANEEPVHLSTFMCETSKVTLTVHRTK from the coding sequence ATGAACCTAAATTCTTCAACCCCACAGCCTCTCTATATGCAGATTAGGCAAATGCTTCAGAATGATATTCAACAAGGGAAGTACCAACCAGACCAGCAGATTCCCACAGAAGCTGAGCTTTGTGAAACGTATAATGTCAGTCGAATCACTATTCGAAAGGCCATTGAGGAATTAGTGAAGGATGGTACATTAACACGCATACCACGCAGGGGGACGTTTGTAGCTTCGAATAAGTTTAATAATGAACTGTTATCTGTAAGCGGATTCTCAGAGTTTAGCCACCAATTAGGGATGATTCCAAATTCCCGAATCCTTAGAAGTGAAGTCATCCCAGCACCAAAGGATGTTGCAGAACATCTTAAAGTTGAAGAAGGAAGTCGCGTACTAGAGCTTGAGCGACTTATGTATGTGAACGACCGTCCACTTTTTTATGATATTGCGCATTACTCACTAATTCGTTTTCCTGATTTGGAAAAGAAAATTGCAACAGATGAATCCACATATAAAGTTCTCTCAAAGGACTATAATACAGAAATCATAAGTAACGATAAAATCATCGACGTAATCGGTGCGACAAAAGTATATGCCAATTATCTTGAATGTGATATAGGAGCCAATCTTTTTAAAATCCTAAAAATCGCTTATGATGCAAATGAGGAACCTGTCCACCTTTCAACATTCATGTGTGAAACAAGTAAGGTAACCTTAACAGTTCATCGAACAAAATAG